The stretch of DNA GCTTTAGGGCCTTGAAGTGCTAATAGAGCGCGATCATCAATCACTTCCATTTCTACGTCAGCTGGAAGGTGCGCAGTTAGGTGGTCGATATCTTGTGTTTTACAAGCCGCGTTAACAACAACAAACAGGTGATCGCCTAGGTTAGCCACCATCAGGTCATCCATAATGCCACCCTGCTCGTTAGTAAAGAACGCATAGCGCTGCTTACCAGAAGGAAGGTCAATAATATCTACAGGAACCAAAGATTCTAAGACAGCTGCTGCGTTTACGCCATGAAGACGAAGTTGCCCCATGTGAGAAACATCAAAAAGACCGGCAGCATCACGAGTGTGTAAGTGCTCTTTCTTTACACCTAGTGGATACTGAACTGGCATATCGTAGCCAGCGAAAGGAACCATTTTTGCACCCTCTTCAACATGAAGTGCATGCAGTGGTGTTGTAAGTAGGTCTTGATTAGCGTGTTCTTGAGTCATTTTCTTCTCCATGAAGCGTTGCAGGCTTTTCAAATCGAGTCTGCCGCTTATATCTCTATTTAGAGTCGCTTCTAACGATAAGTCTCATCATTAGTCACCTCAGCGTATTCGCGTTAGTCACCTTGACGTCTTAACTTTAGAAACAGTAGATAGTAAAAAGTGATGTCTTTTATATAGGCTTATATCGTTAGCTTGATAAATCAGGTTAGCTGTACAAAAGCTCTACAAGTCACTTTCTAAGAATTCACTTCAGTAAACTTCAATCAACATGAGTAAACCGTGTTCACTATAATAAACAAGCATGAGTCAGTTTTACACCCTTAACAATAGTAAAACAGTTCAAAATGTGACATTTAACAATTTAAAAACAATTTTTCGATACATACAAAAACGCGATATTGATGATTATCACATCAATATCGCGTCTTTTGAACAACGTTAGAAACAAAAGCAAACGGTTGCATTCACTATAAGAAATTCCAACTTTGTTAATTTATTTTGCTGTCACCCACAAAATGAGCGCGTCTTCTGCGCTGGTAGAAATTAGCATATGACCCATATTGGCATCGTAATACATGCTATCTCCTTCACTCATTGGCACAGGTTCATAGAATTCTGAGTAGAACATCACATCACCAGAGATGATCATCAAAAACTCTTCACCGTCGTGACGTACCCAATCGTTATACTCTTCAAAAGTACGCGCTCTCACGCGGCTCTTAAACGGCATCATCTTCTTATTAGAAAGCTCTGTTGCAAGCAGTTCATGCTCGTACGTTGGGGTTGGGTGAGGTTTACCTTGGCCAGCCTTAGTTAAGTCACGACGCCCTGTTGCGACCTTTTTCCTTGGTGGCTCAAACAGTTGGGGCATATTTATTTGTAAGCCCATCGCTAGTTTTTGCATAGCCTGAAAGGTTGGCGAGATTTGCTCATTCTCAATTTTGCTGAGCGTAGAGCGAGCCAAACCTGTTCTTTGGCTAGCTTCTTCTAACGTAATCCCAAGCTTGCTGCGTATATCTTTAATACGCTGGCCAAGCCTCAGAGGTTCGATATTCTGGTCTAACGTTTCTTTCGCTAACGTTAAAGATGGGTACTCATCATAAATGTCTTCTGACATAGGTCCCTCATTATATTTTTACATCCTGTCTATTCATTTCATTGTTGCATGAAGCGCTTTGTTGATTAAAGAGCACACACAGAAATAAAGCGTGCTCCCCGTAGCAAAACAAGAAAAGTTGTTTCCTATTGGAAATTTTTGTTGAAAATTGATTTTATCGGAGCTATGTTATCGACTTGTTAGATGAAGAGATGCTACTTCAGCTTGCAGCAAATGATAGATTTAACATTTGTAAGAGCTGTTTTTTACCCGAACTTTTTGGGAAACAATTCGTGCTGCATTGACCCTACAACGATCGCTTAGACGCTGTAAGAGTATATTTATAACGCAATTCACGTTTATCTATACCTATATAGCGCAAACGATACCAATGCAGAAATCAACGTAAGACCTAATGGACTATAAAAACAATCACCATTAGCTTAATGAAAGGTCTCGATAATGAACGCTTACCAAAACCATAGCTTAGACAGCTTTTTCTCTACGAACCTATCTGCGACTGACGACGCAGTATTTGCTGGAATCCAAGCAGAGAACACTCGTCAAAACGAACAAATCGAACTTATTGCTTCTGAGAACATTGTTTCTAAAGCAGTAATGCAAGCTCAAGGCACTTGCCTAACCAACAAATACGCAGAAGGTTACCCTGGTCGTCGTTACTACGGTGGCTGTGAGCACGTAGATACCGTTGAAGCTATCGCTATAGAACGCGCAAAGCAACTATTCAAATGTGGCTACGTTAATGTTCAACCTCACTCAGGCGCTCAAGCAAACGGTGCAGTTAAACTTGCTCTGCTTCAACCTGGCGACACTATTTTGGGTATGTCTCTTGACGCTGGTGGCCACCTTACACACGGTGCACGCCCTGCAATGTCTGGTAAATGGTTCAATGCCGTTCAATATGGCGTAGACCGCGATACTCTAGAAATCGATTACGAAGCAGTTCGTGCTTTAGCTATCGAAAGCCAACCTAAAATGATTATTGCTGGTGGTAGTGCTATCCCACGCGTTATTGATTTCGCTAAGTTCCGCGAAATTGCTGACGAAGTTGGCGCTATCCTAATGGTAGATATGGCACACATCGCAGGTCTTATCGCGACAGGTGCTCACCCGAGCCCACTACCACACGCACACGTTGTAACCACAACAACGCACAAAACACTTCGCGGCCCACGCGGCGGCATGATTCTGACTAACCACGAAGACATCAACAAAAAGATTAACTCTGCAGTGTTCCCAGGCCTACAAGGCGGCCCACTAATGCACGTTATCGCAGCGAAAGCAGTCGCGTTTGGCGAAGCTCTTGGCCCAGAATTTAATACTTATATTGATTCAGTGATCGATAACGCAAAAGTTCTCGCTGAAGTGTTGCAAACTCGCGGTTGTGACATTGTGACAGGCGGAACAGACACACACCTGATGCTGGTAGACCTTCGCCCTAAAGGCTTGAAAGGTAACGTAACAGAAGAAGCGTTAGAGCGTGCTGGGATCACATGTAACAAAAATGGCATACCATTCGATACAGAGAAGCCTATGATTACTTCTGGTATCCGTTTAGGCACGCCAGCTGGAACCACTCGTGGTTTTGGCACTGAAGAATTCAAACTTATCGGTGAATGGATCGGCGATGTACTTGATGGCTTAGTTGAAAGCCCTGAAGGCAATGCTGAAGTTGAGCAACGTGTTCGCAAGCAAGTTAAAGAGCTTTGCAAGCGCTTCCCTCTTTACCGTTAAACCGTTTTTAAGATTTAAATTAAAACCTCATAAATTTTTGGAGAATAAGCAATGGACAATACACTAAAGTTTGCAGACAGCCACGAGTGGGTAAAAGACAACGGTGACGGTACTGTAACTATCGGTATTTCTGAGCACGCTCAAGAGCTACTAGGTGACGTTGTGTTTGTTGACCTGCCTGACACTGGAGACGAAATTGAAGCTGGCGAAAGCTTCTCTCTCGTTGAGTCAGTAAAAGCAGCTTCTGATATCTACGCACCAATCTCTGGCGAAATCGTAGAAATCAACGAAGAATTAGAAGATAGCCCAGAGTTAATTAACGAAGAATCTTATGAAGGTGGTTGGATTGTTAAAGTGAAGATGTCTGATGCGTCTGAACTAAACAACCTTAAAGATGCGGAAGAATACCTAAGCTCTGTAGAAGAAGACTAATAGGTAACCTCATTACGATAAAGCTGCTCTTGTGAGCAGCTTAATTTTAGGGGCTAGCTCACGGCTCCAGAGAGAAAGTAGAACATATCATGACTGAATTACTTCAAAGCCAATTACTGAAAGACTTGGGTACTCAAAACGAGTTTGTTGCTCGTCATAACGGCCCTAATAAAGCAGACCAGCAAAAAATGCTTGAAGCGATCAACGCGACTAGCTTAGACGCACTGATCGACGAAACGGTTCCTGCACAAATCCGTCTTGAAAAACCAATGACACTTGCCGCGCCACTGAGCGAAATGGACATGCTGACCTCTCTTAAAGAGATCGCTAACCTAAACCAAGTGAAACGTACTTTCATTGGCCAAGGCTACTACAACACATTCACTCCAAACGTTATTCTACGTAACGTTTTAGAGAACCCAGGCTGGTACACAGCTTACACACCATACCAACCAGAGATTTCTCAAGGTCGTCTTGAAGCTCTACTCAATTACCAACAAATGGTAATGGACCTAACAGGTATGGAAATCGCGAACGCATCCCTTCTTGATGAAGCGACAGCGGCTGGCGAAGCGATGACACTGTGTAAGCGTGCTGGTAAAAGCAAGAGCAAAGTATTCTTCGTTGCTGACGATGTTCACCCTCAAACACTAGAAGTTGTTAAAACTCGTGCTGAGTACATCGGTTTTGAAGTAATGGTTGGTGCTCTTGAAACACTTCCAGAGCAAGACGTATTTGGTGCGCTTCTTCAATACCCTAGTACTACGGGTGAAGTTCGCGACCTAACAGACATCATCGCGAAAGCTCAAGCTAACAAAACACTGGTTACAGTTGCTACTGACCTACTTGCTTCTGCTCTACTTAAGCCTGCGGGCGAAATGGGCGCAGACGTAGTAATCGGCTCAGCGCAACGTTTTGGCGTTCCTATGGGTTACGGCGGTCCACACGCTGCATTCATGGGTACTCGTGAAAAGCATAAGCGTACAATGCCAGGTCGTGTAATCGGTGTATCTATCGATACTCACGGTAACCAAGCGCTACGTATGGCAATGCAAACTCGTGAGCAACACATCCGCCGCGAGAAAGCGACATCGAACATCTGTACAGCTCAAGCACTTCTAGCAAACATGGCGTCTTTCTACGCGGTTTACCACGGTGCAGAAGGCCTACGTACTATTGCTCGTCGTACACACCACATGACAGCTATCCTAGCGGCTGGCCTGACTAAAGCGGGTTACGAGCTAACGAACAACAGCTTCTTTGATACTATTACGCTGAACACAGAAGACAAGACAGATGCACTGTACGCGAAAGCGCAAGCAGCAGACATCAACCTTCGTCGACTTGTTGGTAAAATCGGTATCAGCTTAGATGAAACAACAACGATCGACGACGTGAACGCACTGTTCGCAATCTTCGACGTGAAAGAAGACATTCAAGCACTATCTTCTGACATTGCATCAAACGAGTTTGCAGCAATTCCAGAAAACTGCCGTCGTGAATCAGAGTTCCTAACTCACCCAGTATTCAATACTCACCACAGCGAAACGCAAATGATGCGTTACCTAAAACAGCTTGAGAACAAAGACTTCTCACTAACGCACGGCATGATCCCTCTGGGCAGCTGTACGATGAAGCTGAATGCTGCTGCTGAGATGATTCCAGTAACATGGCCTGAGTTTGGTTCTATTCACCCATTCGCACCTCTAGAGCAAGCGGCTGGTTACACGGCACTAGCAAAAGATCTTAAAGAGAAGCTATGTGAAATCACTGGTTACGACGATTTCTCACTACAGCCAAACTCTGGTGCATCTGGCGAATACGCAGGTCTAATCGCAATTCAACGTTACCATGCAAGCCGCGGTGAAGCTCACCGTAACGTTTGTCTGATTCCAAGCTCTGCGCACGGTACTAACCCTGCTACAGCATCAATGGTTTCAATGAAGGTAGTGGTTGTTAAGTGTGATGAAGATGGCAACATCGACATGACAGACCTAGCAGCGAAAATCGAGAAGCACAGAGAAAACCTATCAAGCATCATGATCACTTACCCTTCTACGCACGGCGTATACGAAGAGCAAGTGAAAGAAGTGTGTGAACAAGTTCACGCAGCGGGTGGTCAGGTTTACCTAGACGGCGCGAACATGAACGCTCAAGTAGGTCTAACTTCACCTGGCTTCATCGGTTCAGACGTATCTCACTTGAACCTACACAAAACATTCTGTATCCCACACGGTGGTGGCGGTCCGGGTATGGGTCCTATCGGCGTTAAATCGCACCTAGCACCTTTCCTACCAGGTCACATCGAAAACGGTGTACAAGGTTCTGACTACGCGGTATCAGCAGCAGATTTAGGTAGTGCTTCAATCCTACCTATCTCTTGGGCTTACATCGCAATGATGGGCGAACCTGGCCTAACAGACGCAACGAAAGTAGCGATTCTGAACGCGAACTACGTGATGGAGAAACTACGTCCTCACTACCCTGTTCTTTACCGTGGCACTAATGGCCGCGTAGCGCACGAATGTATTATCGATATTCGTCCACTGAAAGAAGACACAGGCATCAGCGAAGAAGATATTGCTAAGCGTCTAATGGACTTCGGTTTCCACGCGCCGACTATGTCTTTCCCAGTAGCTGGCACACTAATGGTAGAGCCAACTGAATCAGAAGATTTAGAAGAGCTAGACCGTTTCTGTGAAGCGATGATCGCAATCCGTCACGAAATGGCAGCTGTGAAAGCGGGTGAATGGCCACTAGACAACAACCCTCTAGTGAACGCACCGCACACACAAGTTGACCTTTCAGGCGCAGAATGGGATCGCCCTTACTCTCGCGAACTGGCTTGCTTCCCATCGAAAGCAACCAAGAACTCGAAGTACTGGCCAACAGTTAACCGCGTAGACAACGTATACGGCGACCGTAACCTAATCTGTTCTTGCCCAAGCATCGACAACTACGAAGACTAATTTTTGTAGATTTTAGATAAACAAAAGCGAACCACTTGGTTCGCTTTTTTGTTTAGCCCGATTTACGGACAGTAACTGACTACTTGAGATTACAACTTACTAGAGAACACTGATTTCTAATCAAGTGCTCTTGAGTTATTGCCAGTGAATTCTCCTCAATGAAAGTTAAATGCTCTCGTATTGATGCGCTAACAACTCTGTTCTTTAGCCTATCAAGCTGTTCTAGTTGTTTCAAAAATTCATCTAGTTTATTGATACTTCGAAACAACTCCAGATTTTCGACAGGTACAATCCAATAGTGTTTATCATTACTTAGTTGGTCGATCATGTCTAAGCCTGCTGGATCGTAATCAAAGAAAAAACCCACCTCAACATCATTGCTGTCAAAGCACTCAATCATGGTAGGTAGGTCTTTTTGGTTCTTTCCGTGACCACGGTAGACGAGCACTGCGGATTGCCATTCCACAGGTAAAGAGTGTACGACATCTCTCCATCGAACAATAAGTTCACCATTTTCAATAATGAGGACACGGCTAAAACGCTGGAAATCAAGGTCATCCAATTCTACAGAAACAATATAGCTAGCTTCTTTCAGTACATCTGGCTGGTTCTTTAACGGGATATTCACATTACCAGCTAAGCTAATTAGTTGCTGAAATACACCACCTTTAGCTGATTTCTCATTAATACTAGGGCCTGCTGCGTCCAATCTTGAATTACTACACTGTTGAAAGGTCAATAAATTTTGCCCCAATGCAGAAGTAAAATAATTATCAATTTCCCTCAATTCGGAGCGGGATACGAGAATTGAATTGCCACTGACAGTCCCTACTTCCACTAGTCTGCAAACTTCAGTATTGGACTTGTTGGCAGATATCCTCTCCCTAGAACTGGCAACAATCCTCTTAGCTGCATTAATTAACGATCGAGATAACATCATTAAGCACCACCGATTGCTTCAAAAACAATGTCACTAATAATCACATTACCGTCATAAGGAAGTATTACTTCTCTTTCTTCCTTGATTTGGACAATGCTCTTCAAACCAATTTTTTGCGCACTAATGTATCCATCGACCAATAAAAGCCAGTCTTCTAATTCTATATTAAGGTCAAACATCATATAGCTTTGCGCAGCAGACAGAGGGAGAATGTTCAGATCAGTTTTTATAGCCTCAAACATTAATTCCAACGCTTCGTCTACCTCATTAAGTTCAAACTCTTCCTCATCTTCACGGACATCCATGACTTCGATACTGTCTAAATCTGAAGCTTTACCTTTCTTCCGCTCACCGCTAGCAAGAGCCCTCACTGCCAAATCGATTAAGTCATCAGCTTGGATCTCACTGTTAGTATTTCCATAGGCTCGTACTTCCGTTTCCGAAACCTGAGACAAGCAGTCAGGCAAGCATTCAATTGAATCTATGGATGGAGAGAAGGTTTTGTCATCTTGGAATTTAATTGCAAAAACATCAATAATACGATTAAGCTTGGACGATTTCTTATCTCGCTGAAGCTTTGCCAACATATCGACCATTTTTTTGTTTGATACATTTAAATCCTTCAATGCTAGATCAATTTTAGATTTAAGTACCTTAAGAAGGATTCTCTCAAGATGAATATCAGTTTGTACCCACTCCCTAAGCTTTTTCACACTTAAGTGCTCGAAGATATCATTGATTCTACCGATCTCACGTTTGCATCGACCGATTTGGCGAATTTTGTCATCAACATCCGTGACCATGCTAAATTCATCCGCAACGATCCTATGAAAAGAAGACACAGTCTCAACCAAGGCGTCATTTATCTCGACGGTTATCTCTCGAATTTCATCTAAATAGTTTTGTTTTTTATCATCATTGAAATCCTTAACTCGTCTATAACTATCAACGGCATAGTCCAAGTTTTCAATCTGATTAGAAAACTCACCATGACGTTCTCTGAATCTATAACGGCTAGTCACCCTATCTAGTAAACGCTTAACAGACGAATGGATTTGGACTCCATGTTCATCATCTAAGTCATACGCTAACTGATGCTTTGTAAGCGCAGCGATTGCAGCCTTATTGCTTTCACTATAATGAAGTACTCCAGCATGCTCATAGCAAGCCTCGTCTACTACCTCAGTATGAGTACTCAGCGCTCGTACAGCTTCTTTTGACTCCACCTGTCGAGACATCTAAATTAACCCCATTTGAGTATCTAGTTGGTTTTCAGCATCAGCTTCGATTTCTAGCATCCCTTCATTAGTAGCGATAAACTCCAAAGTCTCATAAAGCAACGACCATTTCGCTGTAGCAATAAAAAGAGAACCAGTTGAGGATGGAGATACAAAGTATCCTTCTTGGACAAGGTAATCTAAGATCGACCTCAGCTTCGTTTTGCTCTCTTTGCTTTTATGAGCTCTTTTAAGTTTATGTGCAATATGATCAAGCTGATTTTGAAGAGAGTTACTTTCCTCTATTGCTGCGAGTAACTCTGACTCCGATAGTTTGCCACCAGCCATTATAGGTCTTGAGTCTGAGTCAATATTTCGGGCTAGCTTTACCCAAGCTATTATCCCTTCCATTGTCTGCGAAAAAACTTCAAAGTCTTTGAGAACTTCGTTTTTCTTACGTGTGTTATCTATGTTCTCGTATCCACAGTAAAAACCTAGCCCGTCTTGTGTTTCGACTGTTGTCATACTTATTCGAGACAAGTATTGGTTCATGTCACTTCGATTTCTGGTATCGGATAAATATGTGTACTCAATAGGAGTCGCATACTCACAGATCACTTTTTTACTCATGAGCAGTCGGAAAACCGATTCGAACTTATTCATTCAACCACCTCTATAGACTGATTTTGCTTCGACTCAGAAAGCAATGGATTGACTTTACTTCTACGTCCGCCAATAAATGATTTAACACCTACATTCTTCACTATGTGATTTTTAGTCGCGAAGTATTTGTAAGTGGCTGGATGCAGATCTGGTTGAGCAGTGAACAAGCAAATACCTTTTTGAGCCATCATGTCGAATAAAATAGCTAAGTTAGAAATAGAGATTTTCCCTAATTCGTCTAGCGGCCAGTGAATAACAACGTCTTCATCCTGGCACAAGAATCGAGTCATCCCACAGAAAACAACGATAATAGCTAGTTTGGAAATCCCTTCGGAGCCGACCTTTTCTAGATCTTCATCATTTCGAACCACTGCTGGGCGTCCATTCTCAACAATCGTTATCTCCATCTCGACCAAAGACTCTAGGTTCTTAGATATCCGAGCCTCTTTAAATGAAGCCAACAATTGCTTGAAAGAAGCAAGAAACGCTTTGGAAGGTAGACCTCTTGAGGTTTCGCCTGACCATCTATCCAACTCTACACTAAAGAGATTGAGGTCTTTCCAAAGATCAAAAGTATGGATCTTGCTTGATAGTTTGATGTGTATGCTGTCGATAGCAGGGAAAGGATTGCCTGTTTCAATCGACTTGTCCAAAGTGCTCGAAACTGAATCTACTTTACTATTCACCTGTTTAAGGGTTTGGTGGTAGTTAGAAACCTGAGTCGAGATTGAACGAAGAGTTTCAATTTTAACGTCCCTAACATCTGGAATCACGTTTAGGACAAGCTCTTCAAGGTCTCCCAAGCAAGCAAGGGAAAATTGAGGACTATCGTAGTTGATAGCATAGTCATAATTTTCTGAAAGCTTCGTCATGGTCGCAGAGCGCATCTGCTCCCACATCATTTTTATTTCATTGTTGTCGTCCAATCCTAAGATTGTGTTACTTACATCTTTTACTTTACTAACGATTTCTTTCTTAAGCGTGTTAATAGCAGTGATTTTGTCTGTCACTAGACTTACGGCATGCTCAACAGAATGAAACTCTAAATCTACAGATACATCTTCTAAGCTAGCTAAATCTGATTCATCGACTGCTTTTTCCAAGTTATTGGTACAAGTTGTAAGCTGCCCTATAGCCTCCTTGACTGAAATTAGCTCCTGTTCATCCAATTTAATTGAAGTCGCTACGTCATCGATTTTTCTGCCCACCGATTTTTCATAATCGTCTCTCTTCGCAACGCCTCTCGCGATCTGTCGCTCTAAATCCAGCTTCTCAGAATTATAAGTATCAATATATTTCCATTCTGCTTCGAGCCAAGTGTGATAGTCGATAATTAAAGCTTGAAAAGATTTGATCTCCTCACACTGGCGTTCGAGCGCACACCACTTCGACTTGGCACTCTCGATACTGACTGGATCTACGCCTTTATTCATCAACGCATGGTTGAACGCTAACTTGCAGTCTCTGATTCTGTCTGAAGTGACCGTTTCTTTATCTTTGATCAAAGCTTCAATAGCACTTTTTTTCGCGTCTTCTTCTGACAACCTATAGTCAAAGTTAGCTTTTACCTGAACACGCTCCTGTTGGTGGCGCTGTTCTTCGTTTTCGAGGTTTGCTTTCAACTCGGACTTAATGGTAAAAAAATCAGACTCTAGTACGCTTTTTTGTTTCTTAACTTCGTATGTACGACTTTCAGCATCACTTTCAAACTGGCCTGTTTTTTGATCTTTTAGGAGGCTAAGCTTACTCAGTTCATCCTCAAAGACTTTTGATCTTTGACTCTGAATTTTTACTTCTTTCTGAAGATTCTCTGTTTCTTGCTCATCACTTTTGGCTCGACTCTTAGCTTTCTCTTTGCGTGTTTCTGTTTCCAACTCTTTAATTTTTAAAATATCTAGACGCTCTGAAAGCTTTTCTTCACTAAGACAAAAATCAGGAAGCGCAATTGAATCAAGATCCAGATGAAGACCGAACATTGACTCAGTCGTATCGAGGTCAAAAATTGGCTTTAGATTCTTTGAATTTAACAAGTTAGGGGCGATTACTTTACCTATATTGCAACGCCAGTCAGGCACTTTCTGTTCTAAAAACTCGTTGAGTGACCCTTTTGTAGGCAACAATGCACGACTTACAGAAATGATTTCATCTGAGATTTCTTTCAGCTCATCCCTACAAGCATGGTAAGCCGATAGACTGTCCTCATGAGTTTTGGTTGCTTGACGAAGTTGTTCATTTAAATGAATTACTACACTTTGCGAAGCTCTAAGGTCTTGGCGCTTACCCTCAAGATCATTTTCCAGACTACGTAATTCACCCTTTTGTTCTTGTGTGAACTCAAGAGATTGTCCTTCAAGAACTGCAAGTCGAACTTGTTCTTGTCTTATCTTTTCAGACTGTTCATCGAACTCATCTTGCAACCTTTTTCTTTCAAGGAGAAGGTCACTTTGCAGCGCCTCTATACGGTCAGACTTGTGCTCGAATATCTTTTCCTTAGTTTTAAGTATGATATTGATTTCTTGGTGCTTGCGAGAGCGGAAATCCGAACATTCGAGTTCCAGTTTTTGAACCTGAGCGTTAAATGTACTTTCTTCTGTTTGTACATCTTCCAGTAGATTGTCGTAATGGTTCTGGGCCGATTCCGCTTCCTTCAGCATATCGCTCAAGCTATTGTAAAACGTGATTTTTCCTAAAATATCATCTTCACTTTCATACTTGTCACGCTTATTGTAAATAGCATCAATAACCTTGGATTTCCTTTCAAACTCAGTTCGATGGATGCTTAACTCAGTGTCGAGCTTTTGAAGATGATCTTTCCTCTCACCGACTAACGAGCTGCACAGCACCTTCTGCGAACGAATCTTGTCTGACAACTGAGTGTCACTAAATGCCAATTGATGCAGGTAAGAAGAGATTTGAGCTCGGTACGAGTTTAATTGCTTGATGTACTCTTCAAGGCTGTCTTTATTTGCAACTGCTTCATCGAACTTGCTCTTTTTAGTGTCTAGTTGAACAAATACGTCTAGGCTATTTGCTAGGTTGATATACTCTTTCTTATATGGGACATCGTCCATCGATGTATTGTTCAAGAAACAATCTACAATCATCGTCTTAAAACGACTCAACATTTTCTTATGGCGCATCATTGTCGCCGTCAAAATATCGATATGATTCATGTTATGGTTCGCAGAACACAACGAATACTCATGAGCGATTGCAACTAAATTTTTACCCGCACGGTGCTTATGGGCCAAACGCTTTTTGTTATTTAGAATTACTGAGCGGTAATCGACGCTTGTTTCTATTTGCGAACTTACCGACATTGACTGAGACACAACGTTTTTAAGCCATGTTCGAGTTTCACTTCCTTGCTTAATCAGCTCGTCGTACAAATGCTGAGAAAACAATTGTTCAGCGGTTCCCGTCAAAAATCTATAGGCGACACTGGAGCCATTCCGATACATTACAGAGCACTTTCTCTCACCAAGCTTTTCATATTCGAATACGATGACAGATTTTGGAGTCGGTAAATAGTAATCAACGAAGGAAACTTTATCCGC from Vibrio splendidus encodes:
- a CDS encoding helix-turn-helix domain-containing protein, producing MSEDIYDEYPSLTLAKETLDQNIEPLRLGQRIKDIRSKLGITLEEASQRTGLARSTLSKIENEQISPTFQAMQKLAMGLQINMPQLFEPPRKKVATGRRDLTKAGQGKPHPTPTYEHELLATELSNKKMMPFKSRVRARTFEEYNDWVRHDGEEFLMIISGDVMFYSEFYEPVPMSEGDSMYYDANMGHMLISTSAEDALILWVTAK
- a CDS encoding serine hydroxymethyltransferase; this translates as MNAYQNHSLDSFFSTNLSATDDAVFAGIQAENTRQNEQIELIASENIVSKAVMQAQGTCLTNKYAEGYPGRRYYGGCEHVDTVEAIAIERAKQLFKCGYVNVQPHSGAQANGAVKLALLQPGDTILGMSLDAGGHLTHGARPAMSGKWFNAVQYGVDRDTLEIDYEAVRALAIESQPKMIIAGGSAIPRVIDFAKFREIADEVGAILMVDMAHIAGLIATGAHPSPLPHAHVVTTTTHKTLRGPRGGMILTNHEDINKKINSAVFPGLQGGPLMHVIAAKAVAFGEALGPEFNTYIDSVIDNAKVLAEVLQTRGCDIVTGGTDTHLMLVDLRPKGLKGNVTEEALERAGITCNKNGIPFDTEKPMITSGIRLGTPAGTTRGFGTEEFKLIGEWIGDVLDGLVESPEGNAEVEQRVRKQVKELCKRFPLYR
- the gcvH gene encoding glycine cleavage system protein GcvH, with amino-acid sequence MDNTLKFADSHEWVKDNGDGTVTIGISEHAQELLGDVVFVDLPDTGDEIEAGESFSLVESVKAASDIYAPISGEIVEINEELEDSPELINEESYEGGWIVKVKMSDASELNNLKDAEEYLSSVEED
- the gcvP gene encoding aminomethyl-transferring glycine dehydrogenase gives rise to the protein MTELLQSQLLKDLGTQNEFVARHNGPNKADQQKMLEAINATSLDALIDETVPAQIRLEKPMTLAAPLSEMDMLTSLKEIANLNQVKRTFIGQGYYNTFTPNVILRNVLENPGWYTAYTPYQPEISQGRLEALLNYQQMVMDLTGMEIANASLLDEATAAGEAMTLCKRAGKSKSKVFFVADDVHPQTLEVVKTRAEYIGFEVMVGALETLPEQDVFGALLQYPSTTGEVRDLTDIIAKAQANKTLVTVATDLLASALLKPAGEMGADVVIGSAQRFGVPMGYGGPHAAFMGTREKHKRTMPGRVIGVSIDTHGNQALRMAMQTREQHIRREKATSNICTAQALLANMASFYAVYHGAEGLRTIARRTHHMTAILAAGLTKAGYELTNNSFFDTITLNTEDKTDALYAKAQAADINLRRLVGKIGISLDETTTIDDVNALFAIFDVKEDIQALSSDIASNEFAAIPENCRRESEFLTHPVFNTHHSETQMMRYLKQLENKDFSLTHGMIPLGSCTMKLNAAAEMIPVTWPEFGSIHPFAPLEQAAGYTALAKDLKEKLCEITGYDDFSLQPNSGASGEYAGLIAIQRYHASRGEAHRNVCLIPSSAHGTNPATASMVSMKVVVVKCDEDGNIDMTDLAAKIEKHRENLSSIMITYPSTHGVYEEQVKEVCEQVHAAGGQVYLDGANMNAQVGLTSPGFIGSDVSHLNLHKTFCIPHGGGGPGMGPIGVKSHLAPFLPGHIENGVQGSDYAVSAADLGSASILPISWAYIAMMGEPGLTDATKVAILNANYVMEKLRPHYPVLYRGTNGRVAHECIIDIRPLKEDTGISEEDIAKRLMDFGFHAPTMSFPVAGTLMVEPTESEDLEELDRFCEAMIAIRHEMAAVKAGEWPLDNNPLVNAPHTQVDLSGAEWDRPYSRELACFPSKATKNSKYWPTVNRVDNVYGDRNLICSCPSIDNYED
- a CDS encoding DUF7281 domain-containing protein, which codes for MMLSRSLINAAKRIVASSRERISANKSNTEVCRLVEVGTVSGNSILVSRSELREIDNYFTSALGQNLLTFQQCSNSRLDAAGPSINEKSAKGGVFQQLISLAGNVNIPLKNQPDVLKEASYIVSVELDDLDFQRFSRVLIIENGELIVRWRDVVHSLPVEWQSAVLVYRGHGKNQKDLPTMIECFDSNDVEVGFFFDYDPAGLDMIDQLSNDKHYWIVPVENLELFRSINKLDEFLKQLEQLDRLKNRVVSASIREHLTFIEENSLAITQEHLIRNQCSLVSCNLK
- a CDS encoding condensin complex protein MksE is translated as MNKFESVFRLLMSKKVICEYATPIEYTYLSDTRNRSDMNQYLSRISMTTVETQDGLGFYCGYENIDNTRKKNEVLKDFEVFSQTMEGIIAWVKLARNIDSDSRPIMAGGKLSESELLAAIEESNSLQNQLDHIAHKLKRAHKSKESKTKLRSILDYLVQEGYFVSPSSTGSLFIATAKWSLLYETLEFIATNEGMLEIEADAENQLDTQMGLI